A single Schistocerca piceifrons isolate TAMUIC-IGC-003096 chromosome 6, iqSchPice1.1, whole genome shotgun sequence DNA region contains:
- the LOC124802556 gene encoding uncharacterized protein LOC124802556 encodes MRSSLADAGSGQYGSCPQLEGRDRRLQRRSRKDSVAGSEAASSSGASSADTDDGQHDSSSVSEQERLQVEAAFRSLKTQVYVCGSLANLYLGSTSGDEWRLESTGVPVLLLDLGAARARTQRRIQLVLAERGTCFALWRDTIDNLTNYRVAGRAFHTMHLSSDHTTLVGLSFDSERAADEMAGRVERLTSSPENISLSAPGRSKTSRGRRSAQPPPPPLPTKSHISQPCCFQHITSVEVGDRSRYFSLQTLVPMLSSEQEEPRSEL; translated from the exons ATGCGGAGCTCGCTGGCTGACGCTGGCAGCGGGCAGTACGGGTCGTGCCCGCAGCTGGAGGGCCGCGACCGGCGGCTGCAGCGGCGCTCGCGCAAGGACTCCGTGGCGGGCAGCGAGGCCGCCTCCTCCAGCGGCGCCAGCAGCGCCGACACCGACGATGGCCAGCACGACTCCTCCTCCGTCAGCGAGCAGGAGCGCCTCCAGGTCGAGGCCGCCTTCCGCAGCCTCAAGACCCAG GTGTACGTGTGCGGTTCGCTAGCAAACCTGTACCTGGGCTCTACGAGTGGTGATGAGTGGCGACTCGAGAGCACAGGTGTGCCTGTGCTGCTGCTGGACCTGGGGGCGGCACGCGCGCGCACTCAGCGCCGCATCCAACTCGTACTGGCTGAACGCGGCACATGCTTTGCGCTGTGGCGCGACACCATCGACAACCTCACCAACTACCGAGTGGCTGGGCGTGCCTTCCACACCATGCACCTTTCATCTGACCACACCACACTCGTTGGCCTCAGCTTCGACTCGGAGCGTGCTGCCGATGAAATGGCGGGCCGCGTCGAACGCCTCACCTCCTCGCCGGAGAACATCAGCCTGTCTGCACCAG GTCGCAGTAAAACATCACGAGGGCGTCGGTCTGCACAGCCACCCCCTCCTCCGCTGCCAACAAAGTCACACATCTCACAGCCCTGCTGTTTCCAGCACATCACAAGTGTGGAGGTGGGCGATCGCAGTCGGTACTTCTCTCTGCAAACTCTCGTCCCCATGCTGTCTTCTGAGCAAGAAGAGCCACGCTCAGAATTGTAA